The Streptomyces sp. NBC_01298 genome contains the following window.
CCCTGGGCGGCGCTCCGGCGGAATCCCCGCTGCGCGCCGAACTCGCCGACTGGGCGCGGCGGGCACGGGAGGCGGGGATGGAGCGGGACGACGCGGCCGCGCTCTTCTCGGCCGTACTGGAAGAGCACTTCAAGGGGGACGAAGACGCATGACGCACATCGTGATCGAGGCGGACGGCCTCGGCCTGCGCTACGGACGCCGGGGAAAGTGGGCGCTGCGCGACTGCTCCTTCCGGCTGCCCGAGGGCCGGGTCTGTGCACTGGTGGGACCCAACGGGGCAGGAAAGTCCTCCCTGTTGACCATCGCCGCCGGGCTCGTCTCCCCGACGGAGGGTCACCTCCGCTCGGTGCCGCGAGAGGAACTGGCCTACGTGGCCCAGGACAAGCCGCTCTACCCGCAGCTCACCGTCGGCGAGACGCTGCGCATGGGCGGCGAGCTCAACCCCGGTCGCTGGGACGCGAGCAGGGCGGAGCAGATCGTGGAGGCGGGGGACCTCGACCCGCACGCGAAGGTCCGCTCCCTGTCCGGCGGCCAGCGCACCCGGGTCGCCCTCGCCCTGGCCCTCGGCAAACGCCCGTCCCTGCTCCTGCTCGACGAGCCGATGGCCGATCTCGACCCGCTCGCCCGGCACCGGCTCATGGGCACGCTGATGGCCGACGCCGCCGAGAACGGCACCTCCGTGGTGATGTCCTCGCACATCCTCACCGAGCTGGAGGGCGCCTGCGACCACCTCCTCCTGGTGGATGGCGGCCGCGTCCGCCTCTCCGGCCCCATCGAGGAGATCGGCGCGGCACACCTGCTGCTCACCGGCCCCGCCGCCGCCGGCGAGGAACTCGCCGCGTCCCACACCGTCGTCGAGGCCCGCACGACGGGCCGGCAGCTCACGGCGCTCGTCCGGCCGCGGGGCCCCGTCGACAGCACCACCTGGCAGACCACCCACCCGTCCCTGGAGGAACTCTTGCTCGCCCACCTGCGCGCGCCCGAAGCCCCGGCGTTCACCGTGGACGCCGATGCCGCCGAGGGGGTGGCGGCATGAGCGCGCTGACGCTGAAGGGGCCGTACTGGGTGACGGTCCGCCAGCACCGGCGGGTGCTGTGGGCGGTGCCCGCGCTCATCGGCGTAGGCCTCGTCGTGATGGTCGCGCTGCGCGTGTGGAGCGCGTACCCGACCTATGACCATCTGCACCGGCCGATCCTGACCCCCGGAGACGACATGCTCCGGGGCCTCATCCAGTCCGCGACAAAGAGCCTGCCGTTCCTCCCGCTGCTGGTGGGAGCCTTCGTCGCCGGCCCGATGGTCGCCCGCGAGCTGGAGAGCGGGACCTGGCGGCTCGCCCTCACCCAGTCGACGACGGCTAGAGCCTGGCTAGGCTCGAAGGTCCTGGTGGCGGCCGCGGTCTCTGTACTCGGCTCCCTCGCCCTGATCGGGATCTACCGCCTCGGCTGGGCCCGGGCCGCCGACACGTACGGGCTCCACTGGTACGACATCGGAGTGTACGAGTCCACTGGCCCGACGCTCGTCGCTTCCTGCCTACTGGGCGTTGCCGTCGCCGCCCTGGTCGGGCAGCTGGTCCGGCGGACCCTGCCCGCCATGGCCGTCACCGGTCTCCTGACGGGTCTGGTGCTGCTCATCATCGGCGCGCTCCGGTGGTCGTTCGTTCCCGTCGTGGGCGTTACCGCCCCTTACACCGTGGACGCGGAGTCGCTCTTGCCGCCTTCCTCAAAGCGGATGGGCACAGGGCTCGTCAGCACCACGGGCGAGCGCTTTTCCGGGTACTACTGCCCTCCGGAAGCCGGTACCCGGGGGATCTGCCGCGACGACGTGAACGTCACCGCTTCGTACGCCGATTTCCACCCGGCCTCCCGCTACTGGCCGATCCAGCTCATCGAGACCTCCATCCTCCTCGTCCTGGCCGCCGCCGTCCTCTACGCCGCCTTCCGCCTGGTACACAAGCGGCACCCCTGAACCTCCCGAGACCAGCGCGGACGACCCGTTCGGCCCAGGGCGAAGGTCCCGGCCGGGCGGGTCTTCCGGTGCTCCCTTCGCGACCATCGCCGGATGCCCGCTTGTCCACCCGGGAGTCCACTGGAAGGAGGTCCGCGAGCAGGGAGAACGTCGTGTCGGTATCCGAAGAGAAGCGAGGGTTCTGCACCCTCTGCAAGTCGCGCTGCGGCGCGATCTTCACCATCGAGGACGGCCGCCTGACCGGCGTGCGACCGGACCCCGACCATCCCACCGGCGCGGCGATGTGCCCCAAGGGCCGCTCCGCCCCCGAGCTCGCGCACAGTACGAACCGGCTGACCACCCCGCTGCGCCGGACCAACCCCAAGTCCGACCCGGACCCTGGCTGGGTGCCCGTCTCCTGGGACGAGGCGACGGTGGAGATCGCCGGGAAGATCGGGGCGATCGCCGCCGAGAACGGCCCCGAATCGGTCGCCTTCGCCGTGGCCACGCCCTCGGGGACCATGGTGTCGGACGCCACCGAGTGGATCGAGCGCTTCGTGCGCCTCTTCGGCAGCCCGAACACGGTGTACAGCGCGGAGATCTGCAACTGGCACAAGGACTTCGCGCACGCCTTCACCTTCGGATCCCCGATCCCGCCGCCCGACTACGCGAACGCCGGCCTCGCCCTCCTCTGGGGCTTCAACCCGGCCAAGACCTGGCTCGCCCAGTCCGCTGCCCTCTCCGCCGCCCAGGCGACCGGCACGAAGCTCGCCGTCGTGGACCCGCGCCGCTCCACCAGCGCGCTGCGGGCCGACCACTGGCTACGGGTCCGGCCCGGCACCGATGCCGCCCTCGCCCTGGGCCTGGCCCACCTGCTCATCGCCGACGAGGGCTACGACGCGGCCTTCGTCCGCGCCTGGACCAACGGCCCCCTCCTCGTCCGTGCCGACACCGGACGCTTCCTGCGCGCGGAAGAGCTCCCCGGAACACCCGAGGGGCTCACGGCCTTCGCCGTCTTCGACGAGGAGACCGGCCGGGCCGAGGCGTACGACACCGCGCGCCCCGCCGACCGCCCCGAGTGCTTCGCGCTGCGCGGCACCCGCCCGATCACCGTCCGCGACGGCTCCGTCGTCGACTGCGCGCCCGCCTTCGAGCGGTACGCCGCCGCCTGTGCGGCCTGGACTCCGGACCGGGTCGCGGCGACCACCTGGATCCCCGAGCGGGAGATCCGCGCCCTCGCAGCGGAGATCGCGGCCGCGCCCTCGGTCACCTATTACGGGTGGACCGGAGTGGGGCAGAGCGCGAACGCCGCGCAGACCGAGCGGGCGCTGGCCACCCTGTACGCGCTGACCGGCTCCTACGACGCCCCCGGCGGCAACCACGTGGTCCCCGCCCCGCCCTACAACCCGGCCGCTTCCTTCGGCCAGTTCGCCCCTGAACAGCGCGCCAAGGCCCTCGGCCTCGACAAGCACCCGCTGGGCCCGCCGGCCTTCGGCTACATCAACTCCGGCGACCTGTGCACCGCCATCGAGACGGGCGACCCGTACCCCGTCCGCGCCCTCATCGGCTTCGGGTCGAACCTCGTCGTCGCCCAGCCCGACTCGGACCGCACGGCGCGGGCCCTGGGCACGCTCGACTTCCAGGTCCACCTGGACCTCTTCCACAACCCCACCAGCAGCAGCGCCGACATCGTCCTGCCGGTCAACAGCTCCTACGAGCACGAGGCCCTGCGCTTCGGCTTCGAGGTCAGCCACCGGGCCCAGGAGCAGGTCCAGCTCCGGCCCCGGATGGTCGAGCCGCAGGGCGAGTCCCGCAGCGACACCGAGTTCGTCTTCGACCTCGCCTGCCGGCTGGGCATGGGCGCCGACTTCTTCGACGGGGACATCGAGGCCGCCTGGAACTGGCAGCTCGAACCCCTGGGCCTGACCGTCGAGGAACTGCGCCGGAGCCCCGGCGGCGTCCGGGTGCCCCGCGAGGAGTCCTACCGCAAGTACGCCGCCCCCGTAGCGGCCGAGACGGGCTCGGCGACCGGCTTCGCCACGCCCACCCGGCGCGTGGAGCTGTACTCCGAGCGGCTGCTGGAGCACGGCTACCCGGCGGTGCCCGAGCACCACGACCCCGCGCCCACGGACGCCGCGTACCCGCTCGTGCTGACCTGCGCCAAGCACGGGTACTTCGTCCACAGCCAGCAGCGGTCCCTTACCTCGCTGCGCCGCCGGGCCACCGACCCGTCGGTCGACCTGCACCCGCGGACGGCCGCCGCCCACGGCATCGGCGAGGGCCAGTGGGTCGAGCTCGCCACGCGCCTCGGCTCCATCCGGCTGCGCGCCCGCTTCGACGACTCCCTGCACCCCTCGGTCGTCGTCGGCGAGTACGGCTGGTGGCAGGAGGCCACCGACCTCGCCCTCCCGGGCGCCGACCCGACCGCCGCCACGGGCAGCAACTTCAACCGGCTCATCGACCACGCCGAGACCGACCCGCTCAGCGGCTCGGCACCGATGCGGGCGGCCGCCTG
Protein-coding sequences here:
- a CDS encoding ABC transporter ATP-binding protein, with product MTHIVIEADGLGLRYGRRGKWALRDCSFRLPEGRVCALVGPNGAGKSSLLTIAAGLVSPTEGHLRSVPREELAYVAQDKPLYPQLTVGETLRMGGELNPGRWDASRAEQIVEAGDLDPHAKVRSLSGGQRTRVALALALGKRPSLLLLDEPMADLDPLARHRLMGTLMADAAENGTSVVMSSHILTELEGACDHLLLVDGGRVRLSGPIEEIGAAHLLLTGPAAAGEELAASHTVVEARTTGRQLTALVRPRGPVDSTTWQTTHPSLEELLLAHLRAPEAPAFTVDADAAEGVAA
- a CDS encoding ABC transporter permease: MSALTLKGPYWVTVRQHRRVLWAVPALIGVGLVVMVALRVWSAYPTYDHLHRPILTPGDDMLRGLIQSATKSLPFLPLLVGAFVAGPMVARELESGTWRLALTQSTTARAWLGSKVLVAAAVSVLGSLALIGIYRLGWARAADTYGLHWYDIGVYESTGPTLVASCLLGVAVAALVGQLVRRTLPAMAVTGLLTGLVLLIIGALRWSFVPVVGVTAPYTVDAESLLPPSSKRMGTGLVSTTGERFSGYYCPPEAGTRGICRDDVNVTASYADFHPASRYWPIQLIETSILLVLAAAVLYAAFRLVHKRHP
- a CDS encoding molybdopterin-dependent oxidoreductase codes for the protein MSVSEEKRGFCTLCKSRCGAIFTIEDGRLTGVRPDPDHPTGAAMCPKGRSAPELAHSTNRLTTPLRRTNPKSDPDPGWVPVSWDEATVEIAGKIGAIAAENGPESVAFAVATPSGTMVSDATEWIERFVRLFGSPNTVYSAEICNWHKDFAHAFTFGSPIPPPDYANAGLALLWGFNPAKTWLAQSAALSAAQATGTKLAVVDPRRSTSALRADHWLRVRPGTDAALALGLAHLLIADEGYDAAFVRAWTNGPLLVRADTGRFLRAEELPGTPEGLTAFAVFDEETGRAEAYDTARPADRPECFALRGTRPITVRDGSVVDCAPAFERYAAACAAWTPDRVAATTWIPEREIRALAAEIAAAPSVTYYGWTGVGQSANAAQTERALATLYALTGSYDAPGGNHVVPAPPYNPAASFGQFAPEQRAKALGLDKHPLGPPAFGYINSGDLCTAIETGDPYPVRALIGFGSNLVVAQPDSDRTARALGTLDFQVHLDLFHNPTSSSADIVLPVNSSYEHEALRFGFEVSHRAQEQVQLRPRMVEPQGESRSDTEFVFDLACRLGMGADFFDGDIEAAWNWQLEPLGLTVEELRRSPGGVRVPREESYRKYAAPVAAETGSATGFATPTRRVELYSERLLEHGYPAVPEHHDPAPTDAAYPLVLTCAKHGYFVHSQQRSLTSLRRRATDPSVDLHPRTAAAHGIGEGQWVELATRLGSIRLRARFDDSLHPSVVVGEYGWWQEATDLALPGADPTAATGSNFNRLIDHAETDPLSGSAPMRAAACRISPVKGDGTWTGTRPFTVTALTEVSTGIRALRLAPEDGGVLPDYRPGQHLTVRAEHPDGTLQDPSDGRSYSLTGPALAAGRADYGLAVRHIPGGAFSTRVHEELRVGDRLHLASPGGVFAIPTHTGNPVVLLAGGIGITPFLSYLETLAATGGTVPEVVLHYGNNNAADHPFRDRLRELASRIPALTIVDHYAAPGPDDVLGRDHDRTGFITADDIDPGLIERRARFYMCGPQPMLDALTTALIARGVPRFEVFSEKFRPARREVTVPDDAEYTVTFARSGRSAVWRKNDGPLLALGEAAGVAMPSGCRVGQCESCACGVLKGTAAHLVTPSEDLPDTDVLTCQSLPTSDLVLDI